The genome window AATTCCTGCAATAATATTGAACTTTACGTTGTACCATTTCCGTTTATTATGATAACGATCTGAGAGAATCCTGAATGTTTTGATGTCTCTTATGATATTTTCGACTTTAACACGAATGCGAGATAGAGCCTTGTTGTATTCTTTTTCCTCTGCGTCAAGAGGTTTCGTTTTTGTTGCCTTATAAGGCAATTCAATTTCATGATGAAGTTTATCCAACCCTTGATACCCTGAATTTACAAAAGCCCTTGTATTCTTAGGGATAGGGGGTTCTGTTTTGTGGAGCTCAAAGTCATGAACCGAGCCTTGTTTTGGTTTTGAGACATGAACAATGCGACCTTTGGAAAA of Candidatus Babeliales bacterium contains these proteins:
- a CDS encoding transposase family protein is translated as FSKGRIVHVSKPKQGSVHDFELHKTEPPIPKNTRAFVNSGYQGLDKLHHEIELPYKATKTKPLDAEEKEYNKALSRIRVKVENIIRDIKTFRILSDRYHNKRKWYNVKFNIIAGIVNLKNDFESV